aagtgaaacatctgagtcttttactgtggaattgcccataAAGAACCTGTCTAATAACTTGAACCATTTTCTTCAATTGTGAACATAATGTTGTTGCTATTTGACATATTATATGTCTCATATGCAGCCCCTGGTGGAATTCACATGgcccacaccagtggaggctggtgggaggagctattgtaatggctggaatggaataaatggaactgagtcaaacatgtggtttccaaaTCTTTGTTGTGTTTTATACCGTTCCATTaattctattccagccattacaatgagcctgtcctcctatagctcctcccaccagcccacACCGACCTCAAGGTCCCAGTCTTCTCAGATTACCTTCATCTTGAGTTACTGGATCCCAAGAAGTCCTCCCAGGAGAGCAGTGAGTCCAGGAAAACACCGgagactactactgctgctcctgcCACAGCTCCCACTATGATGCCTCAGGGAGAATTAGGAAGGGGCCCGTGCGCCTCAACCTGGAGGTGTCCTATTACGAGTTCCCGGACGACGACACAGTTGTTGTGGGATAGACGTTGGAGCTCCATTCCCTTCCTCTCTAGTACACTATgtatacagaagtatgtggacacctcttcaaattagtggatttggctatttcagccacccccgttgctgacaggtatataaaatctagcacacagccatgcaatctccatagacaaacattggcagtggattggccttactgaagagctcagtgactttcaacatggaacCGTCTTAGGATGcctcctttccaacaagtcagtcaaatttctgccctgctagagctgccccggtcaactataagtgctgttattgtaaagtggaaatgtctaggagcagcaATGGCTCAgatgcgaagtggtaggccacacaggctcgcagaacgggaccaccgagtgctgaagcatgaaAACATTGTctatcctcagttgcaacactcactaccgagttccaaactgcctctggaagcaacgtcagcacaagaactgatcgtcgggagcttcatgaattgggtttccatggccgtgcagccacacacaagcctaagaacaccatgtgcaatgccagctccatattaatgcccatgattttggaatgagatgttcggtgAGCAGGTGTCATACTTTTATGTAGTGTATGTTTTTAAAGATGGGTCTGGCTGAGAACTCTTAGGTGAAAAAGAAAGGTTACTCTACTTTTTTATTTGCCAAAAGCAATTTGTGGGCAAGAAAGTTATTTGAAAACGTATAAGTCCATTATAGTTTTGACATACTTTCTATATAGTTTGATGTTTAAGAATGGCCTGGAGTGTTTCTTTCCCCCAAAATaatccccccccaacacacaaaaAGTATGTGTTATACTgtacactgaacaacaatataaatgcaacatgtaaagtgctggtcccatgtttcatgagctgaaataaaagatccctgaaatgtttCATATGCTTAAAACCTtatttctcaaattttgtgcaaaatttgtttacatccctgttagtgagcacaataaaaggccactctaaaaagtgtcaagttttgagggagcgtgcaactgccaggctgactgcaggaatgtctggcctcacaaccgcagaccgcatgtatggcgtcatgtgggcgagcagtttactgatgtcaacgttgtaaacagagtgccccatagtggcggtggggttattgtATTGCCAGgcgtaagctacagacaacgaacacaattgcattttatcaatggcaatttgaatgcaccgtgacgagatcctaaggacaattgtgaggcccatttcttttaaggtatctgtgagcaacagatgcatatctgtattcccagtcatgtgtcctgtgtggctcaggtggtagagcatggggctcgcaacgccagggttgtgggtttgtttcccacgggggaccaggacgaaaatgtatgcattcacttctgtaagtcattctggagaagtgccatttaaaaaaaaagtaaatccatagtttagggcctaatgaatttatttcaattgactgatttcctcatgaactgttgcgttttatatttttgttcagtatgtattCTTTTTACGCACACCTCCCCCGTGTCAGATTGAATAGCCTCGCGGGCAGGATCCGTATGTTATAATCAGTGATAATATTACAACACATTTCAGATGGGCGTGTATCCCGGTGTATCAGCATGTGAATGTCAGTTTGTCAATTTTACTTATTTAAATTATATTGATTTTTGGCACCGAATGCATAAAGACTGTGGTCTGAGTATGATTGACCAAACCCTCAAGAAGCATTAGGCGGTCTAACTTAGGCTCCTATAATCTCGCTGGTTAAACTTGCAGAGCACACCAGTCTATGAGAAAAAAACTTACTTGATAAGTGCCAGCTTTCACAGATGTATACAAGTGACATCCAGGAGTACAGAATTGAACGGATTAAAAGGTTGTATTTCTTTTCACACAATTCTTAACTCAGGTAGTCAATACATAGTCACACAAACCCTTGAAATAATTAGCCACAACTCATTTCATGCACTTTCAATCAGTGGCTCCTTCCCTTCTCACAGACCATGGAGGTTTTCATCCTTGAGTGTACTGCCCCACTTTTAATAAATAATCTCTTGTCCTTCATTTTTAAATTGTCCTTTGAGGTTGTGCAAAATGTCAGACCAGCATTGTTTCAATTTTCCTTTGAAAACCCTAAAGAGATGTGCTCTCTGATAGAGGCCTTGTcagtctatatagtgcacctCTGCCTGGAGCTCTTTGGTCACATAGCCCAGGAGGGCAGCGGTCACCTGCTGCTGTAGGGTGGCGTTGCCCATGACCAGGGCAGTCAGCTGGGCCACGTCGGTCCACTGGACTTCACCTATGATGGCCATGATGTCAACGTAGAGCTTCTGCTGCTGCACCGGGGTCAGTTCCATGATGATCTGAGGCAGGGGCTTGAACTGTCCACTGGTCATCCAGCATCCCAGTAGGCCACCGACAGCACCCCCTGACAGAGATAATGAGGAAGAGGCAAGAATGAGGAGGCTGAGGTAAGGATGCATGTCTGAAATCAATCATCCATTTCTTTGGAAACCTTGTTAGTCTAACACATTTTCAACAGTTTTAAGTATGAGccatttttttatgtatttttctgTGTATGGACCTCTTACGTGTGATCTCACCTCTGCACACAACattatcaaatcacatttttattggtcacatacacatggttagcagaagttaatgcgagtgtagcaaaatgcttgtgcttctagttacgacagtgcagtaatatctaataagtattCAAACAATTTCCCAAcagctacctaatacacacacatctaaagggttgaatgagaatatgtacatataaatacagttgaagtcagaagtttacatttatgttgcagtcattaaaactcatttttcaaccactccacaaatttcttgttaacaaactatagttttggcaagtcggttaggacatcctactttgtgcatgacaagtaatttttccaacaattgtttacagacagattatttcacttaattcactgcatcacaattccagtgggtcagaagtttacatacactaagtggacggtgcctttaaacagctaggaaaattccataaaatgatgtcatggctttagaagcttctgataggctaattgacatcatttgagtgaattGTAGGTgtacggagccctgctgatccatcacgaATGATCTGCCGACAGTAACAGCAagagggggctacaacagacttcttccatcgcggcgtccctctaaggcccttctgctagcttgctagccccggccgctagctgtctgaatcgccgtgtctccagcctgcCGAGCAACTCACTGGACACCTATGATCACacggctatgcatgcctctccctaatgtcaatatgctttGTCCATTGCTATTTTGGTTAGTGATCAtttccttatttcactgtagagcctctagccctgctcaatatgccttagttaaccctttagttccatctcccacacatgcggtgacctcacctggtttaaatgtttctagagacaatatctctctcatcgtcactcaatgcataggtttacctccactgtattcacatcctaccatacctttgtctgtacattatgccttgaatctattctaccgtgcccagaaatctgcttcttttactctctgttccgaacgtactagacgaccagttcttatagccttttgccgtacccttatcctactcttctctgttcctctggtgatgtagaggttaaatcaggccctgcagtgcctagctccactcccattccccaggcgctctcatttgttgacttctgtaaccgtaaaagccttggtttcatgcatgttaacattagaatcatcctccctaagtttgttttattcactgccctagcacacactgccaacccggatgtcctagccgtgtctgaatcctggcttaggaagaccaccaaaacccctgaaatttccatccctaactataacattttccgacaagatagaactgccaaagggggcggagttgcaatctactgcagagttctgttatactatccaggtctgttcccaaacaatttgagcttctacttttaaaaatccacctttccagaaacaagtctctcaccgttgccacttgctatagaccgcCTTCtaacccccagctgtgccctggacaccatatgtgaattgattgcccaccatctatcttcagagctcgtgctgttaggtgaccaaaactgggacatgcttaacacgccggccatcctacaatctaagctagatgccctcaatctcacaaaatgatgaatgaacctaccaggtacaaccctaaatccgtaaacaccggcaccctcatagatgtcatcctaaccaacctgccctccaaatacacctctgctgtcttcaaccaggatgtcagcgatcactgcctcattgcctgcatccgtaatgggtctgcggtcaaactaccacccctcattactgtcaaacgctccctaaatcacttcagcgagcaggcctttctaatcgacctggcccgggtatcctggtaggatattgacctcattccgtcagtagaggacgcctggttattctttaaaagtgctttcctcaccatcttaaataagcatgccccattcaaaaaaattctgaaccaggaacagatatagcccttggttcactccagacctgactgcctgtTAAGGGATTTATATGTTtgaatgtaatgattaaataattctaccctgaaactTAGCTATTAGGGATATGGTCTATATAGCATGTAGAATGAGTAACTAAAGGGTTAAGCATAAATCTAATGAGGTTGGACTGGGAAAGAgaagaatgtgtgtctgtgtgtgtttaagtaaacaccaagaactgttaaactgtggttgacctgGCCTAGCTTGAACTCTAAGGGTTTATGATATGAGAGGTTTCCCTAATCTCAGAGGAATGAAACTGTCAGGCTGGGTGAGGTTTTACAGTGTTGAGAGTTCTGGGGAAGAAGATAACGAACTCTCCttaatgtttgtgtgtatgtgtgtgcgtaaatAAGGAGTGGTATATAATCGATGTCTCTGTACAACGGACTTCAGAACGTTCTTGTGAATAAACATTCTGCCTGTTGTAAGCTGGGActcttcattcaaccagaatcttaccaATTCCGGGTTGCAGACTTTCGTTCCCAATGAAGTTAACATTGGGAACGTAATTCTCATAacccagcacaaaaacatcctgtggcgtactgcattagcatcgaatagcccccgcgatatgcagcttttcagggaagttaggaaccaatatacacaggcagttaggaaaacagaggctagctttttcaaacagatatTTGCATCCTgaagcacaaactccaaaacgttctgggacactaaagtccatggagaataagagcagctcctcccagctgcccactgcactgaggctaggaaacactgtcaccactgttaAATCCACgaaaattgagaatttcaatatgcgtttttctacggctggccatgcgttccacctggctaccccaaccccggtcaacagccctgcaccccccatttctccttcacccaaatccagatagctgatgttgtgaaagagctacaaaatctggacccctacaaatcagctgggctagacaatctggaccctctctttctaaaattatctgccgaaattgttgcaacccctattactagcctcttCAACCTCCCTTTTGTatggtctgagatccccaaagattggaaagctgccacggtcatccccctcttcaaagggggagacactctagacccaaactgctacagacctatatctatcctactctgcctttctaaggtcttcaaaagccaagtcaacaatcagatcaccgaccatttcgaatcccaccgtaccttctccgctgttaCGCAAGCCTCTAGGAAGAGGGAATGcgacaccctgctacaactcaactctcgtggtgtgaaagaggtagggactgtaggtgtgagtaaggatgacaaaaggcagagaaTTACCGTTTACAAGGAATATATTCCGTCACACGGTACTTTGGGGGAAAGGGGCTGgatggaaccaaagcaaagaaagtaaatatcaaagccccctctcccaccttacctgcctacccactacttaaccaactagcaccacctggtgcactaaccaaaatacaggggatggtccacccaggtctttcctagtgtgcatagacagtaaactactacgggttatgtatgcacgcgggcctcttgccttagcactccctaggtgccttccccttcccccctgggaacaaatgaaacagaataacacaAATGTAAGTAACAGTTTCAATAATCAAAAACACAGTTCTATTGGCACACACATACCTCAAATCAGAGGCTACACAATACTTAAACAAAACTCTGAACACAGAATTTACCAATCAGCtctccagcaacaatcaacacaggacactcATGTCTGTTAGTAACAAACAAAGTAATAAccctcagcctcctctctcagcaatcatctctccttcttctgagcaacagaacactggcttataaagcttcagaaggagttggtaattggagacagctgtgtcctgatgagggggcggggtcagctctccaatcatcaatggggctgaccaatcagctgcttgtagAGAATTTCAGGAATCCATTTCCTGGAATACATACATgaaaatacacaaaccacaacacagaaactggggaacgtaacatccactatgcaatctggtttcagagcgggtcatgggtgcacctaagCCATGcttaaggtcctaaacgatatcataaccgccattgaaaAGAGACAATACCATGCAGCTGTAttaatcgacctggccaaggctttcaactctgtcaatcaccacattcttatcggcagactcgacagccttggtttctcaaatgactgcctcgcctggttcaccaactacttctcagacagagttcagtgtgtcaaatcggagggcctgttgtccggacctctggcagtctgtatgggggtgtcacagggttctatgggggtgtcacagggttcaattctcgggccgactctttcctctgtatacatcaatgatgtcgctcttgctgctggtgattctctgatccacctcgacgcagacgacaccattctgtatacttctggcccttcttcggACACTGTGtgaactaacctccagacgagcttcaatgacatacaactctccttccatggcctccaactgctcttaaatgcaagtaaaactaaatgcatgctcttcaacccatCGCTGCCCAGACCTGCCCGCCCATCctgtatcactactctggatggttctgacttagaatatgtggacaactacaaatacctaggtgtctggttagactgtaaactctccttccagactcacattaagcatctccaatccaaaattaaatctagaattggcttcctatttcgcaacaaagcatccttcactcatgctgccaaacataccctagtaaaactgactatcctgccaatCCTTgatttcggcgatgtcatttacaaaatagcctccaacactactcagcaaattggatgcagtctatcacagtgccatccgttttgtcaccaaagccccatatactacccaccactgcgacctgtatgctctcgttggctggccctcgcttcatattcgtcgccaaacccactggctccaggtcatctataagtccttgctaggtaaagtcccgccttatctcagctcactggtcaccatagcagcacccacccttagcacgcgctccagcaggtatatttcactggtcaccctcaaagccaattcctcctttggccgcctttctttccagttctctgctgccaatgactggaacgaactgcaattttttttttttaagaataatgaaaaaaatatgaaaaaaaatactaaaaaatCTTTtacaaaaaaatcactgaagctggagacccttatctccctcactaactttaggcaccagctgtcagagcagctcacagatcactgcacctgtacatagcccatctgtaaatagcccatccaactacctcatccccatactgttatttatttagctcctttgcaccccagtatctctatttgcacactcatcttctgcacatctatcactccagtgtttaattgctatattgtaattattttgccactatggcctatttattgccttacctccaatatcctacctcatttgcacactctATATAGACTTGTTCTATTGTATTATTtactgtgtttgtttattccatgtgtaactctgttgttgtttgtttcgcactgctttgctttatcttggccaggtcacagttgtaaatgagaacttgttctcaactagcctacgtggttaaataaaggtaaaaaaaagtaaaacctgtggatgtatttcaatgcataccttcaaactcagtgcctctttgcttgacatcatgggaaaattaaaagaaatcagccaagagctcaagtccggttcatccttgggagcaatttccaaacacctgaaggtaccactttcatctgttcaaacaatagtacgcaagtataaacaccatgggaccacgcagccgtcataccgctcaggaaggagacgtgttctgtctcctagagatgaacgtactttggtgcgaaaagtgcaaatcaatcccagaacaacagcaaaggaccttgtgaagatgctttaggaaacaggtacaaaactatctatatccacagtaaaatgagtcctatatcgacatagcatgaaaggccgctcagcaaggtagaagccactgctccaaaaccaccataaaaaagccagactacggtttgcaactgcacatggggacaaagatcgtatttttttgagaaatgtcctcatctgatgaaacaaaaatagaaccgtttggccataatgaccatcgttgtgtttggaggaaaaagggggaagcttgcaagtcgaagaacaccatcctaaccgtgaaggacgggggtggcagcatcatgttgtaggggtgctttgctgcaggagggactggtgcacttcacaaaatagatggcatcatgagggtggaaaattgtgtggatatatttcagcaacatctcaagacatcagtcaggaagttaaagcttggtcgcaaatgggtcttccaaatgaacaatgaccccaagcatacttccaaagttgtggcaaaatggcttaaggacaacaaagtcaaggtattggagtggccatcacaaagccctgacctcaatcctatagaaaatttgtgggcagaactgaaaaagcaggtgcgagcaaggaggcctacaaccctgactcagttacaccagctctgtcaggaggaatgggccaaaattcacccaacttattgtgggaagcttgtggaagactccctgacacgtttgacccaagttaaacaatttaaaggcaatgctaccaaatactaattgagcgtatgtaaacttctgacccactggaatgtgatgaaagaaataaaacctgaaataaatcaatcaatcattctctctactattactctgacatttcacattcttaaaataaagtggtgaacctaactgacctaagacagggaatttttactagaattaaatgtcaggaattgtgaaaaactgagtttaaatggatttggctaaggtgtatgtaaacttccgacttcaactgtatgtggatgAGCGagggccgagcggcataggcaaggagcaatacaatacagtatatacatatgatatgagtaatgtgagatatgtaaacattattaaagtggcattgtttaaagtgattagtgatccatttattaaagtggccagtgattaggtctcaatgtaggcagcagcctctctgagttagtgattgctgtttagcagtctgatggccttgagatagaagctgtttttcagtatctcggtcccagctttgatgaacCGGTAGCAGTATGAACAGgcaatggctcgggtggttgttgtccttgattatttttttggtcttcctgtgacatcaggtactgtaggtgtcatggaggccaggtagtttgccccctgtgatgcgttgtgcagaccgcaccaccctctggagagccttatggttgagggcggtgcagttgccgtaccaggctgtgatacagcccaacaggatgctctcgattgtgcatctgtaaaagtttgtcagggatTTGGGGGACAAgcgaaatttcttcagcctcctgaggttgaagaggcgctgtacCATTTTCAGTTTgcctgtgatgtgtatgccgaggaactaaactttccaccttctccactgctgtccctttgatgtggataggggggtgctccctctgctgtttcctgaagtccacgatcatttcctttgttttgttgatgatgagtgagaggttgttttcctgacaccacactccgagtgccctcacctactccctgtaggctgtctcgtcgttgtttgaaatcaagcccactactgttgtgtcgtctgcaaacttgatgattaagttggaggcgtgcatggccgtgcagtcatgggtgaaaagggagtacaggagggggctgagcacgcacccttgtggggccccagtgttaagggtcagcgaagtggagatgttgtttcctaccttcaccacctgggggcgacccaaTTGCAgagggcagggttgagacccagggcctccagcttgatgataagctccgagggtactatggtgttgaatgctgagctgtagtcaataaactgcattcttacatgggtattcctcttgtccagatgggatagggcagtgtgatggtgattgcatcgtctgtggacctgttggggcagtatgcaagctgaagtgggtttagggtggccggtaaggtggaggtgatatgatccttgactagtctctcaagcacttcatgatgacagaagtgagtgctatggggcggtagtcacttagtt
The Salmo salar chromosome ssa16, Ssal_v3.1, whole genome shotgun sequence DNA segment above includes these coding regions:
- the zgc:112052 gene encoding protein C19orf12 homolog isoform X1 encodes the protein MSQRINDVVRLCCELSANQQIKTTVKGSSKGAVAAGGLAFAGGLVGGPLGIAVGGAVGGLLGCWMTSGQFKPLPQIIMELTPVQQQKLYVDIMAIIGEVQWTDVAQLTALVMGNATLQQQVTAALLGYVTKELQAEVHYID
- the zgc:112052 gene encoding protein C19orf12 homolog isoform X2, translated to MTSGQFKPLPQIIMELTPVQQQKLYVDIMAIIGEVQWTDVAQLTALVMGNATLQQQVTAALLGYVTKELQAEVHYID